A region from the uncultured Stenotrophomonas sp. genome encodes:
- a CDS encoding Two-component system sensor protein, which yields MNTPAGGRWALGATLLAVAAAVLPWLPGPALPPLAAAAAVGAALCALLSLQAAHHQARATDEQARRARDAEHELQRLRQEQQRHNQLEQQLLQAKQDAEAAMLAKGEFLATMSHEIRTPLNGIIPMLEMVAQGPLATEQRQMLDTASESAHALFRIVDDILDYSKLEAQRLELEITTFNLRELLDSMLQLMRRSAEHKGLDIALHLDPAVRLAVRGDPVRLRQVLSNLLVNAIKFTEHGGVQVHVRRLGETPVQHRLRFEVRDTGIGIDSARQERLFSAFTQADASTTRLYGGTGLGLAICKRIIDLMNGSIGLSSMPGQGSTFWFEIPLLKVVGDLRQPGQAHGQRPLLLVTRESRLRQRLQLLLPNWGFQPRAVETVQEALDLLRDGTTRWHGVIGDLESLPHGATALQRAIQRDNNRDGVQLVWLHGEAPVPVELYAGATVLPRQCPDDELRAALASTVSSAPTTAAPSAEPASNWSPTGIRVLLVEDNPVNLLVAQKLLAAIGCQSDAAANGELALEKMHSQAYAAVLMDCQMPVLDGYGATRRWREHETATGTPRLPIIAMTANAMAGDRQRCLDAGMDDYLSKPIVRDNLQACLQRWCQGRATPPPDSTTTPAPAPTPMQAAAPAPAEENARAAPPPILDREILDELREIAGNETATIIDVFLDDSTPLVRRLQEAAVAPDLEQLRELAHSLKSASANVGALALSAAARRVELAARTGMLDRPAVMVALIIAEFARARLALVGYQAQMRAGAGARD from the coding sequence GTGAACACCCCGGCAGGCGGCCGCTGGGCGCTGGGCGCCACGCTGCTTGCAGTCGCGGCCGCGGTCCTGCCGTGGTTGCCGGGTCCAGCGCTGCCGCCACTGGCGGCCGCCGCCGCCGTTGGTGCCGCCCTGTGCGCCCTGCTGTCGCTGCAGGCCGCCCACCATCAGGCCCGCGCGACCGACGAGCAGGCACGCCGCGCGCGCGACGCCGAACACGAACTGCAACGCCTGCGCCAGGAGCAGCAACGCCACAACCAGCTCGAACAGCAGCTGCTGCAGGCCAAGCAGGATGCCGAGGCGGCAATGCTGGCCAAGGGCGAGTTCCTGGCCACGATGAGCCACGAAATCCGCACCCCGCTCAACGGCATCATCCCGATGCTGGAAATGGTCGCGCAGGGGCCACTGGCCACCGAGCAGCGGCAGATGCTCGACACCGCCAGCGAGAGCGCGCACGCCCTGTTCCGCATCGTCGACGACATCCTCGACTATTCCAAGCTCGAAGCGCAGCGGCTGGAGCTGGAAATCACCACCTTCAACCTGCGCGAACTGCTTGATTCGATGCTGCAGCTGATGCGGCGCTCGGCCGAGCACAAGGGGCTGGACATCGCCCTGCACCTGGATCCGGCGGTGCGGCTGGCGGTGCGTGGCGACCCGGTGCGGCTGCGCCAGGTCTTGAGCAACCTGCTGGTCAACGCCATCAAATTCACCGAGCACGGCGGCGTCCAGGTCCACGTCCGCCGCCTCGGCGAGACGCCGGTGCAGCACCGGCTGCGCTTCGAAGTGCGCGACACCGGCATCGGCATCGACAGCGCGCGGCAGGAGCGCCTGTTCAGCGCCTTCACCCAGGCCGATGCCTCCACCACCCGCCTGTACGGCGGTACCGGCCTCGGGCTGGCCATCTGCAAGCGCATCATCGACCTGATGAACGGCAGCATCGGCCTGTCCTCGATGCCCGGCCAGGGCTCGACGTTCTGGTTCGAGATTCCGCTGCTGAAGGTGGTCGGCGACCTGCGCCAGCCCGGCCAGGCCCACGGCCAACGGCCGCTGCTGCTGGTCACCCGCGAATCGCGGCTGCGCCAGCGCCTGCAACTGTTGCTGCCGAACTGGGGCTTCCAGCCACGGGCGGTGGAAACGGTTCAGGAAGCACTGGACCTGCTGCGCGACGGCACAACGCGCTGGCATGGCGTCATCGGCGACCTGGAATCCCTGCCCCACGGCGCCACCGCGCTGCAACGCGCGATCCAGCGCGACAACAACCGCGACGGCGTGCAACTGGTCTGGCTGCATGGCGAGGCCCCCGTACCGGTCGAACTGTACGCAGGTGCCACCGTCCTGCCCCGGCAGTGCCCCGATGACGAGCTGCGTGCGGCATTGGCGAGCACCGTGTCCAGCGCGCCCACTACTGCCGCGCCCTCCGCCGAGCCGGCCAGCAACTGGTCGCCCACCGGCATACGCGTGCTGCTGGTCGAGGACAACCCGGTCAACCTGCTGGTCGCGCAGAAGCTGCTGGCCGCGATCGGCTGCCAGTCCGACGCCGCCGCCAACGGCGAGCTGGCGCTGGAAAAAATGCACAGCCAGGCCTATGCGGCGGTGCTGATGGACTGCCAGATGCCGGTACTGGATGGCTACGGTGCCACCCGCCGCTGGCGCGAACACGAAACCGCCACCGGCACACCGCGCCTGCCCATCATCGCCATGACCGCCAACGCGATGGCCGGCGACCGCCAGCGCTGCCTCGACGCCGGCATGGACGACTACCTCTCCAAGCCCATCGTCCGCGACAACCTGCAGGCCTGCCTGCAACGCTGGTGCCAGGGCCGCGCCACGCCACCGCCGGACAGCACCACCACGCCTGCGCCGGCACCCACGCCGATGCAGGCAGCGGCACCAGCCCCGGCCGAGGAGAACGCACGGGCGGCACCGCCACCCATCCTGGACCGCGAAATACTCGACGAGCTGCGCGAGATCGCCGGCAACGAAACGGCCACCATCATCGACGTGTTCCTGGACGACAGCACGCCGCTGGTACGCAGGCTCCAGGAAGCCGCAGTTGCGCCAGACCTGGAACAACTGCGCGAACTGGCGCACAGCCTCAAGTCGGCCAGTGCCAACGTCGGCGCGCTGGCCTTGTCAGCCGCAGCGCGGCGCGTGGAACTGGCCGCGCGCACCGGCATGCTCGACCGTCCGGCGGTGATGGTGGCGCTGATCATCGCCGAATTCGCCCGCGCCCGGCTGGCGCTGGTCGGCTACCAGGCCCAGATGCGCGCCGGAGCCGGCGCGCGCGATTGA
- the bfr gene encoding bacterioferritin, iron storage and detoxification protein (Evidence 2a : Function of homologous gene experimentally demonstrated in an other organism; PubMedId : 2644932, 2661540, 7664064, 7959070, 9867433; Product type c : carrier), whose protein sequence is MKGDAKVIEFLNKALYNELTSINQYFLHAKMLKNWGLKELAEHEYKESIDEMKHADMLSDRILFLEGLPNFQALGKLRIGENPTEILRCDLALENDGVKLLRDAVAYAESIGDYVSRELFVKILDSEEEHIDWLETQLDLIERIGEPNYLLTKLED, encoded by the coding sequence ATGAAAGGCGACGCCAAGGTCATCGAATTCCTCAACAAGGCGCTCTACAACGAGCTGACCTCGATCAACCAGTACTTCCTGCACGCCAAGATGCTGAAGAACTGGGGGCTGAAGGAGCTGGCCGAGCACGAATACAAGGAATCGATCGACGAGATGAAGCATGCGGACATGTTGTCCGACCGCATCCTTTTCCTTGAAGGGCTGCCGAATTTCCAGGCGCTGGGCAAGCTGCGCATCGGCGAGAACCCGACCGAGATTCTGCGCTGCGATCTGGCGCTGGAAAACGACGGGGTGAAGCTGCTGCGCGACGCGGTGGCCTACGCCGAAAGCATCGGCGACTACGTCAGCCGCGAGCTGTTCGTGAAGATCCTCGATTCGGAAGAGGAACACATCGACTGGCTGGAGACGCAGCTGGACCTGATCGAGCGCATCGGCGAGCCGAACTACCTGCTGACCAAGCTGGAAGACTGA
- a CDS encoding BFD-like (2Fe-2S) binding domain superfamily protein: protein MPAVYVCICNGVTDHQIREAADNGCSTVAELTMRTGCGSTCGSCLEMAAELLAKARATHGLPLPVLELGKAA, encoded by the coding sequence ATGCCCGCCGTGTACGTCTGCATCTGCAACGGAGTGACCGACCACCAGATCCGCGAAGCCGCCGACAACGGCTGCAGCACAGTGGCCGAGTTGACCATGCGTACCGGGTGCGGCTCGACCTGCGGTTCCTGCCTGGAGATGGCGGCCGAATTGCTTGCCAAGGCGCGCGCCACGCACGGCCTGCCGCTGCCGGTGCTGGAGTTGGGCAAGGCCGCCTGA
- the nudH gene encoding nucleotide hydrolase (Evidence 2a : Function of homologous gene experimentally demonstrated in an other organism; PubMedId : 10760174, 11479323, 14594825, 21474313; Product type e : enzyme), whose amino-acid sequence MIDPDGYRPNVGIVLMREDGQVFWARRVRRDGWQFPQGGMNSDETPVEAMYRELQEETGLLPEHVEVLGATPGWLRYRLPSRAIRRNERQVCIGQKQVWFLLRLTGDEAHVSLDHTDSPEFDHWRWVDFWYPVEHVVMFKRGVYARALRHLAPLARGVAGSEVTAMPQSAQEAWMPGHAAGHERPRKRSRARGYWPKKVQGEGPVSG is encoded by the coding sequence GTGATCGATCCGGACGGCTATCGACCGAACGTCGGCATCGTGCTGATGCGGGAAGACGGGCAGGTGTTCTGGGCACGGCGAGTGCGCAGGGACGGCTGGCAGTTTCCGCAGGGCGGGATGAATTCCGACGAGACGCCGGTCGAAGCCATGTATCGCGAATTGCAGGAAGAAACCGGCCTGTTGCCCGAGCATGTGGAAGTGCTGGGGGCAACGCCCGGCTGGCTGCGCTATCGCCTGCCCAGCCGCGCGATCCGCCGCAACGAGCGGCAGGTGTGCATTGGCCAGAAGCAGGTCTGGTTCCTGCTGCGCCTGACCGGCGATGAAGCGCACGTGAGCCTGGACCATACCGACAGCCCCGAGTTCGACCACTGGCGCTGGGTGGATTTCTGGTACCCGGTCGAGCATGTGGTGATGTTCAAGCGCGGCGTCTATGCGCGGGCATTGCGGCATTTGGCACCGCTGGCGCGTGGGGTGGCGGGCAGCGAGGTCACGGCGATGCCGCAGAGCGCACAGGAAGCCTGGATGCCCGGTCACGCCGCAGGCCACGAGCGGCCGCGCAAGCGATCGCGCGCGCGCGGGTACTGGCCGAAGAAGGTGCAGGGCGAGGGGCCCGTCAGCGGCTGA
- a CDS encoding hypothetical protein (Evidence 5 : No homology to any previously reported sequences): MAGLLSFVCTVLLPLPLPVRMQKATRKRPDLSIGPFVFGCPGWIRTTECLSQSQVPYRLATGQYTRRLSHSLRVDANVCIRGGYGWTRTTDPSIMSAVL, translated from the coding sequence TTGGCCGGGCTTTTGTCGTTTGTGTGTACTGTCTTGTTGCCACTGCCACTGCCAGTTCGCATGCAAAAAGCGACAAGAAAAAGGCCCGATCTTTCGATCGGGCCTTTCGTGTTTGGCTGCCCCGGATGGATTCGAACCACCGAATGCCTGAGTCAGAGTCAGGTGCCTTACCGCTTGGCGACGGGGCAATATACGCGACGATTATCGCATTCCCTGCGGGTGGATGCCAATGTCTGCATCCGTGGTGGCTATGGGTGGACTCGAACCACCGACCCCAGCATTATGAGTGCTGTGCTCTAA
- the rpsI gene encoding 30S ribosomal protein S9 (Evidence 2a : Function of homologous gene experimentally demonstrated in an other organism; Product type s : structure), which produces MAITQNYGTGRRKSSTARVFLRKGTGNITVNGRPLDEFFGRETARMIVRQPLELTKNTESFDVVVTAIGGGTTGQAGAIRLGIARALVEYDEGLKSELRKAGFMTRDAREVERKKVGLHKARRATQFSKR; this is translated from the coding sequence ATGGCTATCACGCAAAACTACGGCACTGGCCGCCGCAAGTCCTCCACCGCCCGCGTGTTCCTGCGCAAGGGCACCGGCAACATCACCGTCAATGGCCGTCCGCTGGACGAGTTCTTCGGCCGTGAGACCGCGCGCATGATCGTGCGCCAGCCGCTGGAGCTGACCAAGAACACCGAGAGCTTCGACGTCGTCGTCACCGCCATTGGTGGCGGCACCACCGGTCAGGCCGGTGCGATCCGCCTGGGCATCGCCCGCGCGCTGGTCGAGTATGACGAGGGCCTGAAGTCCGAGCTGCGCAAGGCCGGCTTCATGACCCGCGACGCCCGCGAAGTCGAGCGCAAGAAGGTTGGTCTGCACAAGGCCCGCCGCGCCACCCAGTTCTCCAAGCGCTGA
- the rplM gene encoding 50S ribosomal protein L13 (Evidence 2a : Function of homologous gene experimentally demonstrated in an other organism; Product type s : structure), with the protein MSTFTAKNETVQRDWYLVDASGKTLGRLATELARRLRGKHKPEFTPHVDTGDYLVVINAEKIAVTGKKLQDKMYHRFTGYIGNLKTESLAQALERHPERVIEIAVKGMLPKGPLGRQMYRKLKVYAGAEHPHAAQQPQVLDI; encoded by the coding sequence ATGAGCACTTTCACCGCAAAGAACGAGACCGTCCAGCGTGACTGGTATCTCGTCGACGCCTCGGGCAAGACCCTGGGCCGTCTGGCCACCGAGCTGGCCCGCCGCCTGCGTGGCAAGCACAAACCCGAATTCACGCCGCACGTCGATACCGGCGACTACCTGGTTGTCATCAATGCAGAAAAGATTGCCGTCACCGGCAAGAAGCTGCAGGACAAGATGTACCACCGCTTCACCGGCTACATCGGCAACCTGAAGACCGAATCCCTGGCCCAGGCGCTGGAGCGCCACCCGGAGCGCGTGATCGAGATCGCCGTGAAGGGCATGCTGCCGAAGGGTCCGCTGGGTCGCCAGATGTACCGCAAGCTCAAGGTTTACGCCGGCGCCGAACATCCGCACGCCGCCCAGCAGCCGCAAGTCCTGGATATCTGA
- the coq gene encoding 2-nonaprenyl-3-methyl-6-methoxy-1,4-benzoquinol hydroxylase: MTLTRAHTPLDHLLTEAQRALDTVFGNPPAMRPNPAGNTPEITLETHERRHAAGLMRINHVGEVCAQGLYFGQAAVARDPATRAHLLEAAQEETDHLSWCADRLRELDSRPSLFNPLWYAGSYAIGTLAGLRGDGWNLGFVVETERQVEAHLDEHLETLPPADQRSRAILRVMKADEARHAEHAEHAGARVLPQPIPAVMALASKAMKTIAYRL; this comes from the coding sequence ATGACCCTCACCCGCGCCCACACGCCGCTGGACCACCTGCTGACCGAGGCACAACGCGCCCTGGACACCGTGTTCGGCAATCCGCCGGCCATGCGCCCGAACCCGGCCGGCAACACCCCGGAAATCACGCTGGAAACGCACGAGCGGCGGCACGCGGCCGGGCTGATGCGCATCAACCATGTTGGCGAGGTCTGCGCGCAGGGGCTGTATTTCGGCCAGGCCGCGGTTGCGCGCGACCCAGCCACGCGCGCGCACCTGCTGGAGGCGGCGCAGGAGGAAACCGACCACCTGAGCTGGTGCGCCGACCGCCTGCGCGAACTGGACAGCCGCCCCAGCCTGTTCAACCCGCTGTGGTATGCGGGCAGCTACGCCATCGGCACGCTGGCCGGGCTGCGCGGCGATGGCTGGAACCTCGGCTTCGTGGTCGAGACCGAGCGCCAGGTCGAGGCGCACCTGGACGAACACCTGGAAACCCTGCCGCCGGCCGACCAGCGCAGCCGCGCGATCCTGCGGGTCATGAAGGCCGACGAGGCACGTCACGCCGAACACGCCGAGCATGCCGGCGCCCGCGTGCTGCCACAGCCGATCCCGGCGGTGATGGCGCTCGCCTCCAAGGCGATGAAGACCATCGCCTACCGACTTTGA
- the sugE gene encoding multidrug efflux system protein (Evidence 2a : Function of homologous gene experimentally demonstrated in an other organism; PubMedId : 11948170, 8096175, 9677290; Product type t : transporter) has translation MPWIYLLLAGLFEIGFALGLKYSEGFTRLWPSVGTVVAAGISLWLLTQAMKQIPIGTAYAVWTGIGAMGVAVLGIILFNDSASPARLACVALIVAGVIGLKLAS, from the coding sequence ATGCCCTGGATCTACCTGTTGCTGGCCGGCCTGTTCGAAATCGGCTTCGCGCTGGGCCTGAAATACAGCGAAGGCTTCACCCGCCTGTGGCCGAGCGTCGGTACCGTGGTGGCCGCGGGCATCAGCCTGTGGCTGCTGACGCAGGCGATGAAGCAGATCCCGATCGGTACCGCCTATGCCGTCTGGACCGGCATCGGTGCGATGGGCGTGGCGGTGCTGGGCATCATCCTGTTCAACGACAGCGCTTCGCCGGCACGGCTGGCCTGCGTGGCGCTGATCGTGGCCGGCGTGATCGGGTTGAAGCTGGCATCGTAG
- the speD gene encoding S-adenosylmethionine decarboxylase (Evidence 2a : Function of homologous gene experimentally demonstrated in an other organism; PubMedId : 2181453, 3546296; Product type e : enzyme) gives MVKPLPRLRLQGFNNLTKALSFNIYDVCYARTEEERQRYIEYIDEEYNADRLTQILTDVAEIIGANILNVARQDYDPQGASVTILISEEPVIDKKAAGKELISDAVVAHMDKSHITVHTYPETHPQEGIATFRADIDVATCGVISPLKALNYLIESLESDIVVMDYRVRGFTRDVKGKKHFIDHKINSIQNFLAKNIKSRYEMFDVNVYQENIFHTKMHLKDFDLDQYLFEEKAKNLSFKERMKIEALLRREIEELFHGRNLAE, from the coding sequence GTGGTCAAGCCGTTGCCTCGCCTGAGGTTGCAGGGTTTCAACAACCTCACCAAGGCGCTGAGCTTCAACATCTATGACGTCTGCTATGCGCGTACCGAAGAGGAGCGCCAGCGTTACATCGAGTACATCGACGAGGAATACAACGCCGATCGTCTCACGCAGATCCTCACCGATGTGGCCGAGATCATCGGCGCCAACATCCTCAACGTCGCCCGCCAGGACTACGACCCGCAGGGGGCGTCGGTGACCATCCTGATCTCCGAGGAACCGGTGATCGACAAGAAGGCCGCCGGCAAGGAGCTGATCTCCGACGCGGTGGTCGCGCACATGGACAAGAGCCACATCACCGTCCATACCTACCCGGAGACGCACCCGCAGGAAGGCATCGCCACGTTCCGCGCCGACATCGACGTGGCCACCTGTGGCGTCATTTCGCCGCTGAAGGCGCTGAACTACCTGATCGAGAGCCTGGAATCGGACATCGTGGTCATGGACTACCGCGTGCGCGGCTTCACCCGTGACGTGAAGGGCAAGAAGCACTTCATCGACCACAAGATCAACTCGATCCAGAACTTCCTCGCCAAGAACATCAAGTCGCGTTACGAGATGTTCGACGTCAACGTCTATCAGGAAAACATCTTCCACACCAAGATGCACCTGAAGGATTTCGACCTGGACCAGTACCTGTTCGAAGAGAAGGCCAAGAACCTTTCGTTCAAGGAGCGCATGAAGATCGAGGCGCTGCTGCGCCGCGAGATCGAGGAGCTGTTCCACGGCCGCAACCTGGCCGAGTGA
- the clp gene encoding CRP-like protein Clp, which translates to MNPGIANTVSGMRLASSPLTLDIATIDRFLAHSHRRRYPTRTDVFRPGDAAGTMYYVISGSVSIIAEEEEDRELVLGYFGTGEFVGEMGLFIESDKREVILRTRTPCELAEISYERLHQLFLGPLSGDAPRLLYAIGSQISRRLLHTSRKASRLAFLDVTDRIVRTLHDLAREPESMSHPQGTQLRVSRQEIARLVGCSREMAGRVLKKLQADGLLHARGKTIVLYGTR; encoded by the coding sequence ATGAATCCGGGAATCGCCAACACCGTTTCAGGCATGCGCCTTGCCTCCAGCCCGCTGACGCTGGACATTGCCACCATCGACCGGTTTCTTGCTCACAGCCACCGCCGCCGTTATCCGACGCGGACCGACGTGTTCCGCCCCGGCGACGCGGCAGGCACCATGTATTACGTGATCAGCGGCTCGGTAAGCATCATCGCCGAGGAAGAAGAGGACCGCGAGCTGGTGCTGGGCTATTTCGGCACCGGCGAGTTCGTCGGCGAGATGGGCCTGTTCATCGAGTCGGACAAGCGCGAGGTCATCCTGCGCACCCGCACCCCGTGCGAACTGGCCGAGATCAGCTATGAACGCCTGCACCAGCTGTTCCTCGGGCCACTGTCCGGCGATGCGCCACGGCTGCTGTACGCGATCGGCTCGCAGATTTCCCGGCGCCTGCTGCACACCAGCCGCAAGGCCAGCCGGCTGGCGTTCCTGGACGTGACCGACCGCATCGTGCGCACCCTGCACGATCTGGCCAGGGAGCCGGAATCGATGAGCCATCCGCAGGGCACCCAGTTGCGCGTATCGCGGCAGGAAATCGCCCGTCTGGTTGGCTGTTCGCGCGAAATGGCCGGGCGCGTGCTCAAGAAGCTGCAGGCCGACGGCCTGCTGCACGCGCGCGGCAAGACCATCGTCCTGTACGGGACGCGCTGA
- a CDS encoding conserved membrane hypothetical protein (Evidence 4 : Homologs of previously reported genes of unknown function): MEFGSEFYWFILIGIGAQLVDGALGMAFGLVSSSVLLSMGLPPAAVSASIHTAEVFTTGASGVSHLVAGNVDKRLFLRLALPGAAGGALGAYVLTQLPGDVIRPFIYLYLLALAVFILARAAGRFTPKREVRRVPVLGFFAGLLDASGGGGWGPVATSTLLARGGQARTTIGTVNAAEFIVTIAISTTFLLSMGIRHASIVAGLLVGGMMAAPVAALLVKRLKERWVLIGVGVMVLSISLFQIGLAVSGWLGRG; this comes from the coding sequence ATGGAATTTGGAAGCGAGTTCTACTGGTTCATCCTGATCGGCATCGGCGCGCAACTGGTCGATGGCGCGCTGGGCATGGCGTTCGGGCTGGTGTCGTCCTCGGTGCTGCTCAGCATGGGCCTGCCACCGGCGGCGGTGAGCGCCAGCATCCATACCGCCGAGGTGTTCACCACCGGGGCTTCCGGGGTATCGCATCTGGTGGCCGGCAACGTCGACAAGCGCCTGTTCCTGCGGCTGGCCCTGCCCGGCGCGGCTGGTGGTGCACTCGGCGCCTACGTGCTGACGCAGTTGCCCGGCGACGTCATCCGCCCCTTCATCTATCTCTACCTGCTGGCGCTGGCGGTCTTCATCCTGGCCCGCGCGGCTGGGCGCTTCACGCCGAAGCGCGAGGTGCGGCGGGTACCGGTGCTGGGTTTCTTCGCCGGGCTGCTCGATGCCAGCGGCGGCGGCGGCTGGGGGCCGGTGGCCACTTCAACGTTGCTGGCGCGCGGCGGGCAGGCGCGCACCACCATCGGCACCGTGAACGCGGCCGAGTTCATCGTCACCATCGCCATCTCCACCACCTTCCTGCTGTCGATGGGTATCCGCCATGCCAGTATCGTCGCCGGCCTGCTGGTCGGCGGCATGATGGCCGCGCCGGTCGCGGCCTTGCTGGTCAAGCGCCTGAAGGAGCGCTGGGTGCTGATCGGCGTGGGCGTGATGGTGCTGTCGATCAGCCTGTTCCAGATCGGGCTCGCGGTCAGCGGCTGGCTGGGCCGCGGCTGA
- a CDS encoding Phosphoserine phosphatase, whose translation MIDPYPVPGDDAQLVVFDFDHTLYDGDSGSHLFAWLIKRNPLRLLVALLATPLLGPLVAMLPTRRHGISGYVWIATFGLHGARQFNTVIDRYVRTHEAEIRTRLLPLALDVFAAHRRAGDKVVVATGAPPELARAILAFVAHQDVTVIGSAVGPRFGAMGATRHCHNEEKMRMLRERGYGDIAIAYSDSTADLPLLKAAKAPVVVNPKHARVAFFRKVLPAGTPILNWGCADRGGETL comes from the coding sequence ATGATCGATCCTTACCCCGTTCCCGGCGACGACGCGCAACTGGTCGTCTTCGATTTCGACCACACCCTCTACGACGGCGACTCCGGCAGCCACCTGTTCGCCTGGCTGATCAAGCGCAACCCTCTGCGGTTGCTGGTCGCGCTGCTGGCCACGCCGCTGCTGGGGCCGCTGGTGGCGATGTTGCCGACCCGCCGCCACGGCATTTCCGGCTATGTCTGGATCGCCACCTTCGGCCTGCACGGCGCGCGCCAGTTCAACACCGTCATCGACCGCTACGTGCGCACCCACGAGGCGGAAATCCGCACCCGTCTGCTGCCGCTGGCGCTGGACGTCTTCGCCGCGCACCGCCGCGCCGGCGACAAGGTGGTGGTGGCCACCGGCGCCCCACCGGAACTGGCGCGCGCGATCCTTGCTTTCGTCGCGCACCAGGACGTGACCGTGATTGGCAGCGCGGTGGGTCCGCGTTTCGGCGCGATGGGCGCCACCCGCCACTGCCACAACGAAGAGAAGATGCGCATGCTGCGCGAGCGCGGCTACGGTGACATCGCCATCGCCTACTCGGACAGCACCGCCGACCTGCCGCTGCTCAAGGCTGCGAAGGCGCCGGTAGTGGTCAATCCCAAGCATGCGCGCGTGGCGTTCTTCCGCAAGGTATTGCCGGCCGGCACGCCCATCCTCAACTGGGGTTGCGCGGACCGCGGTGGCGAAACCCTGTAG
- the trpC gene encoding Indole-3-glycerol phosphate synthase — MSDILNTILARKTQEVAERSARMPLAELKARVADASPVRGFANALQAAIANGDPAVIAEVKKASPSKGVIRPDFRPAEIAVSYEFGGASCLSVLTDVDFFQGADVYLQQAREACTLPVLRKDFVIDPYQVYEARVLGADCILLIVSALDDRQLAELSDLAMRLKMDVLVEVHDIDELERAIQVPVPLVGINNRNLRTFETSLQNTLDLLPQIPAGKRVITESGILSPDDVKLMRSHQVHAFLVGEAFMRAEEPGEGLRQLFFGA; from the coding sequence ATGAGCGACATCCTCAACACCATCCTCGCCCGCAAGACGCAGGAGGTGGCCGAGCGCAGCGCCCGCATGCCGCTGGCCGAGCTGAAGGCGCGCGTGGCCGATGCCTCGCCGGTGCGCGGCTTCGCCAATGCCTTGCAGGCGGCCATCGCCAATGGCGACCCGGCGGTGATTGCCGAAGTGAAGAAGGCCAGCCCGTCCAAGGGCGTGATCCGCCCGGATTTCCGCCCGGCCGAGATCGCGGTGAGCTACGAGTTCGGCGGCGCCAGCTGCCTGTCGGTGCTGACCGACGTGGATTTTTTCCAGGGTGCCGATGTCTACCTGCAGCAGGCGCGCGAGGCCTGCACGCTGCCGGTGCTGCGCAAGGATTTCGTGATCGACCCGTACCAGGTGTACGAGGCGCGCGTGCTGGGCGCGGACTGCATCCTGCTGATCGTCTCGGCGTTGGACGACCGCCAGCTGGCCGAGCTGTCCGACCTGGCGATGCGCCTGAAGATGGACGTGCTGGTGGAAGTGCACGACATCGACGAACTGGAGCGCGCGATCCAGGTGCCGGTGCCGCTGGTGGGCATCAACAACCGCAACCTGCGCACCTTCGAGACCAGCCTGCAGAACACGCTGGACCTGCTGCCGCAGATTCCCGCCGGCAAGCGGGTCATTACCGAAAGCGGCATTCTGTCGCCCGACGACGTCAAGCTCATGCGCAGCCACCAGGTTCACGCCTTCCTGGTGGGCGAAGCCTTCATGCGCGCGGAAGAGCCGGGCGAGGGCCTGCGTCAGCTATTCTTCGGTGCATGA